The following are encoded in a window of Fusarium verticillioides 7600 chromosome 6, whole genome shotgun sequence genomic DNA:
- a CDS encoding chitosanase, with protein MHSYSLLTTLALGTAACAYQLPQNLKSIYDNHKAGSCSNRLSDRFPEGARYCGDISGAIYLKGSNGNYDNMDIDCDGANNHAGACSNDPSGQGETAFKDTVNQYGIPDLDANVHPYVVFGNDGASPSFDPTQHGIKPLSVMAVVCNGQHYGIWGDTNGGTSTGEASISLAELCFPNQGLNGDNGHGEKDVLYIAFKGDGAVPGKTGADWKASNRADFSKSIKALGDKLVASLQG; from the exons ATGCATTCTTATTCGCTTCTCACCACCCTGGCGCTGGGCACAGCAGCTTGTGCTTACCAGCTCCCCCAAAATCTGAAATCGATCTACGATAACCACAAG GCTGGCTCATGCTCCAACCGCCTTTCTGACAGGTTCCCGGAGGGTGCTAGATACTGCGGCGATATCTCAGGAGCTATATACCTCAAGGGCTCTAACGGGAACTACGACAATATGGACATCGACTGTGATGGAGCGAATAATCATGCCGGTGCTTGCTCGAACGATCCATCCGGACAGGGCGAGACTGCGTTCAAGGACACTGTCAATCAGTACGGCATCCCAGACTTGGATGCCAATGTTCATCCCTACGTGGTTTTCGGCAACGATGGAGCATCACCATCTTTCGACCCTACGCAACATGGCATAAAGCCACTGAGTGTCATGGCTGTTGTATGCAACGGCCAA CACTACGGTATCTGGGGAGATACCAACGGAGGTACCTCTACGGGCGAAGCCTCAATTTCCCTTGCTGAGCTTTGCTTCCCGAACCAGGGTCTCAATGGAGATAATGGACACGGTGAGAAGGATGTCCTGTATATTGCCTTCAAGGGTGACGGGGCTGTTCCTGGAAAGACTGGTGCTGATTGGAAGGCTTCAAACCGTGCTGATTTCTCGAAGAGCATAAAGGCTTTGGGAGACAAGCTGGTTGCTAGTCTACAGGGCTAA